The sequence below is a genomic window from Sorangiineae bacterium MSr12523.
GTGCGCCGCGGCCATCACTTCCGCCAAGGTCGCTTGAACGACATCCTCGGCGTCTTTTTCGGGAACGCGACGGCGTACGAGCGCGACCAGAGCTTCACGGAATGTCGAGGAGGACCAATCTGCGACGGACATGGCGGCGGGGGACACATCGGATCGTCGTTGCGTAAGAGGAAAGTGTGACAGAGTGCCGGCGCCCGACGCGTTTTTTTTATAAGATGCCCTCGCTCGAGGCGCCCCGGCCCGTTTCGGGCAGAAATAATAGGAGGCTTACCATGCGTTGGAATTCGCTCGTGCGACGGTCTTTGCCTGTATGGCTCGCGGTATTCACCATGGGCTGTTCATCCGAAGCGGACACGCCCGATGATCCTCAGCCGAAGACCTTCGAGCAGGAGATGGAGGCGTGGGTCTCCACGACGGTGAGCGGCATGACGCTCGAAGACAAAGTGAGCCAACTCTTCGTGACGTACATTTACGGCCAAGCGGCCGATGTGGCGCATCCGAAGAACGTGGAAGCCTTCAAAGAGGATACTCCCGCCAAGGTGGTGAAGCGATACCGCCCTGGTGGAATTATCTATTTCAATAATGACACGCGGGACAACATCGATAACCCGCGTCAGATTGCTGCCTTCTCCAACGGCCTGCAGCGCGCGGCGCTCGAGACGGGAATGCACATTCCGCTGTTCATCGCGACCGATCAGGAGATGGGCATCGTGACCCGCGTTGGTCCGCCGGCCACGCAGTTCCCCGGGAATATGGCCGTATGCGCCGGCCGCAATGCCGATGACGCCAAACAGGCCGCGGCCATCACCGGACAAGAGCTTCGCGCATTGGGCATCAACGTCGATTTCGCGCCCGATGCCGACGTGAATTCGAATCCGCTCAATCCGGTCATCGGCGTGCGCTCCTTTTCGAGCGATCCCGCGCTGGCCTCGGAGTTCGTCGCGGCGCAGGTCCATGGCTACCAAGATTCGGGCGACCGCACGAAAACGGTATCGTCCACGGCGAAGCATTTCCCCGGTCACGGCGATGCCGCGACGGACAGCCACACCGGGCTGCCAGTGATTCAGCGCACCAAGGAGGAGTGGCAACAGATCGACGCTCCGCCGTTCCGCGCCGCGGCCGAGGCGGGAATCGATATGATCATGACGGCACATATCCAACTTCCGAAGATCGATCCTTCGGGCGAGCCGTCCACCTTGTCCCGCACCGTGTTGACGGACATGCTGCGCAATGAAGTTGGGTACAAAGGTTTGGTCATCACCGATTCGCTCGAAATGGACGGTGTGCGCATCATGCACCCGGATGCGGACCTTCCGGTGTTGGCTCTGCAAGCGGGCGCGGACCAATTGCTGATGGCGCACGATCTGGGCCTGGCCGTGCAGAGCGTGATGAATGCCATTGCCGATGGCCGCCTCACCGAGGCGCGCATCAACGAGAGCCTCCTGCGCATTCTTCGCACGAAATTCAAGCGCGGCATTCTGCTCAAGCCGTTCGTGAACGAGGACGAGGCGGAGCGTTCGCTCGGCACACCCGACCATCTCGCCACCGCATCGCGCATCACGGATCGCACCGTGACGGTGCTGCGCAACGAGGGCAACGTTCTGCCGCTGCAGGCCGCGCCGGCCAAGGTTCTCGTCACCGGCGTGGGTGCCGTTCCGACGGCCGCGTTGAGCGATGCCTTCAATGCGCACGGCTCCGCAGCGACCACGCAGGCGATCAAGGCAGCGCCGAGCGATGCCGACATTGCAGCCGTCGTTGCGGCCGCGAATCAGTCGGATCTCGTGGTGGTGCTCACCAATGCGATGACCGCAACGGCGAATGCGAACCAGAAGAAGCTCGTGGACCAACTCGTGGCGACGCAAAAGCCCGTCGTCGCCGTGGCCACGCGCAATCCCTACGATGCGACGTACGCGCAGGCTCCCGCATGGCTGGCGACGTATTCGCCCAGCGCGGGCTCGATGCAGTCGGTTGCCAAGGTGCTCTTCGGCGAGGTGCCGCCTGTAGGCAAGTTGCCCGTGCCTCTCCCCGCGGCGAACGATCCCGCGACGATCGTGTACCCGCTCGGTCATGGTTTGACGTGGTGAGATCCATGGACTTCCGCATCGCGTTCCGCGTGAACGCGATGCGGCGGTGCATGTGGTAGGCGTGGCGTAGAAAGATCATTGTTGCGCTCGTCGCACAATCGCAGCACACTGAGGCGTTCGAAGACAACGTTGTCATTCGAGTTCCTGGTGCCATTCGGAGGCTGTGATGAACGTGCGCCGACTTTCCTTTGCCCTCGTGTCCGTTGCTGCTCTTATCCACTGCTCGTCGAGCGATTCGCCAAACCAGCCGCCCGGTGGTGGCGGCAATCCGGATGGCGGACCCGGCACCGATTCGGGGCTCGGCGTGGATGGCGGCGATTCGTCGGTGCCGCAGGGGCCGACCGAATTCTTCTCATCCTTCGAGCCGAAGGACCCGCAGCCCACGTGGACCAACACAGTGGAGACGGGAACCGACGGTACGCCGAAGACCTCCGGTGTGCTCTCGCCGCCGCCCCCCGTGGTGGTGACGGGCAACATCACGGACCGTGTCATTTCCGTCACTGCCAATGGCGAGAACGACGGCGCGGGCGAGGTGGCGGACAACCTGACCGATGACGATACGCATTCGAAATGGCTCGTGTTCGAGAGCTCCGGCTGGATCGTCTACAAGCTCGACGAGGCCATGGCCGTCCGGCGCTACCGGCTGGGATCGGCGAACGACTACGACGAGCGCGATCCGAAGGATTGGACGGTGCAAGGTTCGCAGGATGGCGAAACCTGGGTCGACCTGGACAAGAAGACGAATGAAGACTTTCCCCAGCGCTATCAGCTGCGCGAGTTCGATCTTTCGAGCAACACCACGCCCTATCTCTATTACCGGCTGAACATCACCGCCAACAACAACGGGGGCATCGTTCAGATGTCCGAGTGGCAGATCTTCGATCAACCGGCGAGTGCGCCGGTCGATGCGGGGGCGGCCGACTCGGGCGCGGATGCTGCGCCGCCGCTCACCCCGGAAATGCGCAGCGCCGTGGGGCGTGGCCCGACGCAGTCGCACAATGCCAAGACGCGCGCCGGATTCACCGGGGTGCGCGGATTCGAATACGGCGGCACGCACAATGCGTCGGAGCGCGCGTACTCGTACAACAAGGTGTTCGACGTCGACGTCGTGGTCGCGCAGAACACCGAGCTCTCGTACATGATTCACCCCGCCTTCACGACTGGGGACTTCAATTACCCGAGCACGTACGCCTCCGTTGATCTCGCGTTCGAGGATGGCACGTACCTGAGCGATCTCGGCGCGGTCGATCAGCACGGCGCCGTGGTGTCCCCCAAGGGGCAGGGCGATTCGAAGACGCTCTACACCGATGACTGGAACTACAAGGTCTCCAAGATTGGCGCCGTCGCCGCCGGAAAGCGCATCAAGCGCATCCTGGTGGCGTACGACAATCCGAACGGGCCGCCCGCGGGCAAGCCCAGCACGACCTTCGGTGGCTGGATCGACGATATTCGGATTACGGCCAACCCCGCCGTTACGGTGCGATCGAATCCTTCGGATTGGGTCGATACCCGCCGGGGTACGAACTCGAGCGGCGACTTCTCGCGTGGCAACAACTTCCCCGCGACGGCGGTTCCGCACGGATTCAACTTCTGGACGCCCATGACGTCGGCCAGCTCGCAGAACTGGCTGTACACGTACCACCGCAGCAACAACTCGGAGAACCTGCCGACGTTGCAGGCCTTCGCTCTGAGCCACGAGCCGAGCCCCTGGATGGGCGATCGTCAGAGTTTCCAGGTGATGCCCTCGTCGGCGGCCGGCGCGCCGGTGACGAGCAAGAAGTCGCGCGCGTTGCCCTTCCGCCATGCCAACGAGGTGGCGCAGGCGCACTACTACAGCGTGAAGTTCGAAAACGGGATTCAAACGGAGATTGCGCCGACGGATCACGCGGCCCTGTTCCGATTCACGTTCCCGGACGATAACGCGAACCTGATTTTCGACCATCTGAACGCCAGCGGCGGGCTTACGCTCGATGCGAGCTCGCGTTCATTGAGCTTCTATTCCGACGCCAAGAGCGGCTTGTCCGCAGGCGCCACCCGCATCTTCGTGTACGCCGAGTTCGACCGGCCGGTGACGGCAAGCGCTACGTCGGGCGGCGTGACGGGGTACTTCCGTTTCGGCGTGGATGCCTCCAACCGCGTCGTGAACATGCGCATTGCGACGTCGCTCATCAGTGTGGCGCAGGCGAAGAAGAACCTCGAGCTCGAGATTGCCAAGAACGACACCTTCGACGGGGTGAAAGAGAAGGCGCGCCAGCTCTGGGACAACAAGCTGAAGGTCATCGACGTCGAGGGCGCCAGCGCGGATCAATTGACCACGCTGTATTCGAATTTGTACCGCCTGTTCCTGTACCCCAATTCGGCATACGAGAACGTGGGGACGGCGGACGCGCCGCAGTACAAATACGCCAGCCCCGTGACGAATGCGTCGGGCGCCGGCTCGCCGACGAACACGGGCGCCAAGCTTGTCGACGGCAAGGTTTACGTGAACAACGGCTTCTGGGATACGTACCGTGGCACGTGGTCGGCGTACGCGCTGTTGACGCCGAAGGCCGCCGGCGAGTTGGTGGACGGCTTCGTGCAGCAGTACAAGGACGGTGGCTGGGTCTCGCGTTGGTCTTCGCCGGGCTATGCCGATTTGATGACCGGCACCAGCTCGGACGTGGCCTTTGCCGACGCATACCTTCGCGGTGTCAACTTCGACGCGGCCGCGGCGTACGATGCAGCGGTGCGGAATGCGACCGTGGTCGCGCCGAATGGGAGCGTGGGCCGCAAAGGAAACGCGACATCGACATTCCTCGGATACACGTCCACCGCGACGGGCGCCGGCTTTTCCTGGGCCATGGCTGGATACCTCAACGACTACGGCATTGCCAACCTGGCCAAAGCTCTGAGCAACAATGCGAGCGACCCCCGCCAAAAGGAATATGCTGAAAATGCGGAGTACTTCCTGAGTCGGTCTCAGAATTACGTCAATCTGTTCGATCCTTCGATCCAGTTCTTCCAGGGGCGAGCGGCCAATGGTGCGTGGCGCTTGCCGAAAGAAACCTACAATCCAACCGTCTGGGGATTCGACTACACCGAGACCAATGGGTGGAACATGGCATTCGATCCCGTCCACGACGGGCAAGGATTGGCCAATCTGTACGGAGGTCGGGACAAGCTGGCGGCGAAGCTCGATACGTTCTTCTCGACGCCGGAGAAGGGGGACTTCCGCGGCGGATACAGCGACATCATCCACGAGATGCTCGAAGCGCGCGACGTTCGCATGGGGCAGCTCGGACTGAGCAACCAGCCCTCGTTCCATATCCCATACATGTACCTGTTCACCGGGCAGGCCGCGAAGACGCAGGCCAAGGTGCGCGAAGCCCTGTCGCGACTCTTCATCGGCAGCAACATCGGCCAGGGCTATCCCGGTGACGACGACAACGGTGCGACGTCGTCGTGGGTCATCTTCAGCGCGCTGGGCTTTTTCCCGCTCCAAGTGGGAAGCTCGAATTACGTGATTGGCTCTCCGCTCTTCACGAAGGCGACCGTTCATCTCGAAAACGGGAAGAACATCGTGATCTCGGCGCCGCAGAACAGCCCGAAGAACGTGTACGTGCAAAGCCTGAAGGTGAACGGCGCGCCGTACGGCAAGACGTACATCTCGCACGAGCAGCTGCTCGCCGGCGCCAATCTGGAATTCGTCATGGGCTCCGAGCCCTCGCAATGGGGCAGTGGCGCCGACGACGTGCCGCCGTCGGTGACCCAAGGCAACGAACCCGCGAAGCCACTGCACGATGTGGCCACGGGATGCAATGGCGACGCGCACCTCTACGACAACGACGGCCTCAGCACCGCGACCCTCACCGGCGCGGTGCAGTGCAAGATCCAAGGTACGGCGCCCGTTCGTTTCTACACGCTGACGTCGGCGGCCGACACGACCAATGGCGACCCGACGGACTGGGTCCTCGAAGGATCGAACGATGGCACGACCTGGAAGGAACTCGACAAGCGCACCGGCCAAGTCTTCCCCTGGCGCTCGCAAACGCGCGCATTCAAGGTGGCCGACGCGTCGGCGACGTATGCCAATTACCGCATCACCGTGACCAAGAGCACCAAGCCGACGACGGCCATCGCCGAAATCGAGCTCTT
It includes:
- a CDS encoding glycoside hydrolase family 3 protein — translated: MRWNSLVRRSLPVWLAVFTMGCSSEADTPDDPQPKTFEQEMEAWVSTTVSGMTLEDKVSQLFVTYIYGQAADVAHPKNVEAFKEDTPAKVVKRYRPGGIIYFNNDTRDNIDNPRQIAAFSNGLQRAALETGMHIPLFIATDQEMGIVTRVGPPATQFPGNMAVCAGRNADDAKQAAAITGQELRALGINVDFAPDADVNSNPLNPVIGVRSFSSDPALASEFVAAQVHGYQDSGDRTKTVSSTAKHFPGHGDAATDSHTGLPVIQRTKEEWQQIDAPPFRAAAEAGIDMIMTAHIQLPKIDPSGEPSTLSRTVLTDMLRNEVGYKGLVITDSLEMDGVRIMHPDADLPVLALQAGADQLLMAHDLGLAVQSVMNAIADGRLTEARINESLLRILRTKFKRGILLKPFVNEDEAERSLGTPDHLATASRITDRTVTVLRNEGNVLPLQAAPAKVLVTGVGAVPTAALSDAFNAHGSAATTQAIKAAPSDADIAAVVAAANQSDLVVVLTNAMTATANANQKKLVDQLVATQKPVVAVATRNPYDATYAQAPAWLATYSPSAGSMQSVAKVLFGEVPPVGKLPVPLPAANDPATIVYPLGHGLTW
- a CDS encoding GH92 family glycosyl hydrolase, with product MNVRRLSFALVSVAALIHCSSSDSPNQPPGGGGNPDGGPGTDSGLGVDGGDSSVPQGPTEFFSSFEPKDPQPTWTNTVETGTDGTPKTSGVLSPPPPVVVTGNITDRVISVTANGENDGAGEVADNLTDDDTHSKWLVFESSGWIVYKLDEAMAVRRYRLGSANDYDERDPKDWTVQGSQDGETWVDLDKKTNEDFPQRYQLREFDLSSNTTPYLYYRLNITANNNGGIVQMSEWQIFDQPASAPVDAGAADSGADAAPPLTPEMRSAVGRGPTQSHNAKTRAGFTGVRGFEYGGTHNASERAYSYNKVFDVDVVVAQNTELSYMIHPAFTTGDFNYPSTYASVDLAFEDGTYLSDLGAVDQHGAVVSPKGQGDSKTLYTDDWNYKVSKIGAVAAGKRIKRILVAYDNPNGPPAGKPSTTFGGWIDDIRITANPAVTVRSNPSDWVDTRRGTNSSGDFSRGNNFPATAVPHGFNFWTPMTSASSQNWLYTYHRSNNSENLPTLQAFALSHEPSPWMGDRQSFQVMPSSAAGAPVTSKKSRALPFRHANEVAQAHYYSVKFENGIQTEIAPTDHAALFRFTFPDDNANLIFDHLNASGGLTLDASSRSLSFYSDAKSGLSAGATRIFVYAEFDRPVTASATSGGVTGYFRFGVDASNRVVNMRIATSLISVAQAKKNLELEIAKNDTFDGVKEKARQLWDNKLKVIDVEGASADQLTTLYSNLYRLFLYPNSAYENVGTADAPQYKYASPVTNASGAGSPTNTGAKLVDGKVYVNNGFWDTYRGTWSAYALLTPKAAGELVDGFVQQYKDGGWVSRWSSPGYADLMTGTSSDVAFADAYLRGVNFDAAAAYDAAVRNATVVAPNGSVGRKGNATSTFLGYTSTATGAGFSWAMAGYLNDYGIANLAKALSNNASDPRQKEYAENAEYFLSRSQNYVNLFDPSIQFFQGRAANGAWRLPKETYNPTVWGFDYTETNGWNMAFDPVHDGQGLANLYGGRDKLAAKLDTFFSTPEKGDFRGGYSDIIHEMLEARDVRMGQLGLSNQPSFHIPYMYLFTGQAAKTQAKVREALSRLFIGSNIGQGYPGDDDNGATSSWVIFSALGFFPLQVGSSNYVIGSPLFTKATVHLENGKNIVISAPQNSPKNVYVQSLKVNGAPYGKTYISHEQLLAGANLEFVMGSEPSQWGSGADDVPPSVTQGNEPAKPLHDVATGCNGDAHLYDNDGLSTATLTGAVQCKIQGTAPVRFYTLTSAADTTNGDPTDWVLEGSNDGTTWKELDKRTGQVFPWRSQTRAFKVADASATYANYRITVTKSTKPTTAIAEIELLAN